The following coding sequences lie in one Methylomonas sp. UP202 genomic window:
- a CDS encoding ParM/StbA family protein translates to MFALGLDIGYSNVKIAFGDHQSIPTTRLFPAGSAPVEHLPQAIDRESDTLRVTVDGASWGAGLSVSKLSNWNRALHRDYAATPSYRALFHAALLATEKTHIDVLTTGLPVSQWQDKSTRDALAAQLTGVHQVTPKRQITVGHVEVIPQPVGAFVEQLLSTQDQRLNAGRVLVIDPGFFSVDWVLLNEGEIVTASSGTSLEAMSVLLDKASELICQDYGGHLPLEKIEDVLRAGGTTVLLLGQAIEIQAYLSAAAQSVAEVALAAMKQSLRREKASVDIVLLAGGGGALYQEAARRIFPLNPVCLPAQPAMANALGFFYFSRA, encoded by the coding sequence ATGTTTGCACTTGGCTTAGATATCGGCTACTCGAACGTTAAAATCGCCTTCGGCGATCATCAATCAATTCCCACCACCCGCTTATTTCCGGCTGGCTCCGCCCCGGTCGAACACTTGCCGCAAGCCATCGATCGTGAAAGCGATACATTACGCGTCACCGTCGACGGCGCATCCTGGGGCGCAGGCCTCAGCGTCAGCAAACTGAGCAACTGGAACCGGGCGCTACATCGGGACTATGCGGCGACCCCCTCATATCGAGCGCTATTCCACGCCGCCTTGCTGGCGACGGAAAAAACCCACATCGACGTGTTGACCACCGGGCTGCCCGTCTCCCAATGGCAGGACAAATCCACGCGGGATGCTCTTGCTGCGCAATTAACCGGCGTTCATCAGGTCACGCCGAAACGCCAAATTACCGTGGGCCACGTTGAAGTGATCCCGCAACCCGTCGGCGCCTTTGTCGAACAACTGCTCAGCACGCAAGACCAACGGCTCAACGCCGGACGGGTGCTGGTGATCGATCCGGGGTTTTTCTCGGTGGACTGGGTACTACTGAACGAAGGCGAAATCGTGACGGCATCGTCCGGTACCAGCCTGGAAGCCATGTCGGTCTTACTCGATAAAGCCAGCGAACTGATTTGCCAAGACTATGGTGGCCATCTTCCCCTGGAAAAAATCGAGGACGTCTTAAGAGCCGGCGGCACCACAGTGTTATTGCTGGGACAGGCCATTGAAATCCAGGCGTATTTATCTGCGGCCGCGCAATCGGTCGCGGAGGTGGCCTTGGCAGCGATGAAACAATCGCTGCGGCGCGAGAAAGCTTCCGTGGATATCGTCCTGCTCGCGGGCGGCGGCGGCGCGCTGTATCAAGAGGCCGCCAGGCGTATTTTCCCCTTGAACCCAGTATGTCTGCCGGCGCAGCCGGCGATGGCCAATGCCCTCGGCTTTTTCTATTTCAGCCGAGCGTGA
- a CDS encoding transglycosylase SLT domain-containing protein, whose protein sequence is MICVLSALSANAYTNPLTESDWGSIAMEKGLDPFELYAVSLMESSKYCGNKTISPWPLAINSAGKSMLPQTHAEALQSLEQELDKGIRSIDIGLMQVNIKWHGHRVHDIRSLFDANVNLRIGADILAEAIRSEPSDRALGLGRYHAGYGNEPERLARAYHYGKRTLAIAKALRAYFGD, encoded by the coding sequence ATGATCTGCGTCTTGAGCGCCCTGTCGGCTAACGCTTACACTAACCCATTGACTGAATCGGACTGGGGAAGCATTGCGATGGAAAAAGGGCTAGACCCCTTTGAATTGTATGCCGTATCATTGATGGAATCATCGAAATACTGCGGTAACAAAACGATATCGCCTTGGCCGTTAGCGATCAACTCGGCCGGCAAGTCGATGCTGCCTCAAACCCATGCCGAAGCGCTTCAGAGCCTAGAACAGGAATTAGACAAAGGGATTCGATCAATCGATATCGGCTTAATGCAGGTGAACATCAAGTGGCATGGCCATCGAGTCCACGACATCCGTAGCCTGTTCGATGCAAACGTGAATCTACGAATCGGTGCCGACATTCTGGCCGAGGCCATTCGATCCGAGCCCAGTGACAGAGCGCTGGGACTAGGACGGTATCATGCCGGTTATGGAAACGAGCCTGAGCGATTAGCCCGCGCTTATCATTACGGCAAAAGAACCCTAGCGATTGCAAAAGCGCTGAGAGCCTATTTTGGAGATTAA
- the mobI gene encoding conjugative transfer protein MobI(A/C): MANIQPNNSIESSEYHHYNAPPEVCSWIFDQIEQLREQAHTIISQYAERYCALVRTNVGAIRYSVGIKLEQKTNDKFSVSWGVGKWQGNTFTQTKKFKLQRNRFRVYYLNDYLANAPIELKALVNETEDNLERIRKLQHKIDILLASIMKYESTFFGENIPATAPALEERRRGATQKKIENTSSNPDDNQVSGSIKEWIFNQKNLLCKEAEMYVSYYWSNNRRNDGLESPSISLGLRIKNNRGNSISIEWFEAKFVGKKVLEKKRFKKRKNVHRYSILDKIIETEPNWFSKLVIDTEEELARIRQMIFILSKIKETFLDYQYIYLV, encoded by the coding sequence ATGGCGAATATACAACCTAATAATTCTATAGAATCAAGCGAGTATCATCACTATAATGCGCCGCCGGAAGTATGCTCCTGGATATTCGACCAAATTGAACAGCTACGTGAACAGGCTCATACAATCATTAGTCAGTATGCGGAACGCTATTGCGCATTGGTTAGAACGAACGTGGGTGCCATTCGGTATTCAGTGGGCATCAAACTGGAGCAAAAGACAAACGATAAATTTTCCGTTTCGTGGGGCGTTGGTAAGTGGCAGGGAAATACATTTACCCAAACCAAAAAATTTAAGTTGCAACGTAATCGGTTTCGTGTTTACTATTTGAATGATTATTTAGCTAATGCGCCAATAGAGCTAAAGGCTCTGGTGAACGAGACGGAAGATAATTTAGAGCGTATAAGAAAACTGCAACATAAAATAGATATACTGCTGGCTTCTATTATGAAATATGAGTCAACATTTTTTGGAGAAAATATACCGGCAACTGCGCCTGCATTGGAAGAAAGGCGGCGTGGAGCAACACAAAAAAAAATTGAAAATACTAGCTCAAATCCAGACGATAACCAAGTATCAGGCAGCATAAAAGAATGGATCTTTAATCAGAAAAATTTGCTTTGCAAGGAAGCGGAAATGTACGTGTCTTACTACTGGAGCAACAATAGAAGAAACGATGGTCTGGAGTCGCCATCAATTTCACTGGGTTTGCGGATTAAGAATAATCGCGGTAATTCTATTAGTATTGAGTGGTTCGAAGCAAAATTTGTAGGGAAAAAAGTTCTTGAAAAAAAACGATTCAAAAAACGGAAAAACGTACATCGATACTCGATCTTAGATAAAATTATCGAAACAGAACCAAATTGGTTTTCGAAACTGGTAATAGACACGGAAGAAGAGCTAGCACGGATCCGGCAAATGATATTTATTTTATCCAAAATAAAAGAAACGTTTTTGGACTACCAATACATTTACTTAGTATAG